The following proteins are co-located in the Chlorocebus sabaeus isolate Y175 chromosome 21, mChlSab1.0.hap1, whole genome shotgun sequence genome:
- the URGCP gene encoding up-regulator of cell proliferation isoform X1, protein MASPGIEVELLGKGHSDLGEVAPEIKASERRTAVAIADLEWREMEGDDCEFRYGDGTNETQDNDFPTVERSRLQEMLSLLGLEMYQVQKLSLQDSLQISFDSMKNWAPQVPKDLPWNFLRKLQALNADARNTTMVLDVLPDARPVEKESQMEEEIIYWDPADDLAADIYSFSELPTPDTPVNPLDLLCALLISSDSFLQQEIVLKMALCQFALPLVLPDSENHYHTFLLWAMRGIVRTWWSQPPRGVGSFREDSVVLSRAPAFAFVRMDVSSNSKSQLLNAVLSPGHRQWDCFWHRDLNLGTNAREISDGLVEISWFFPSGREDLDIFPEPVTFLNLRGDIGSHWLQFKLLTEISSAVFILTDNISKKEYKLLYSMKESTTKYYFILSPYRGKRNTNLRFLNKLIPVLKIDHSHVLVKVSSTDSDSFVKRIRAIVGNVLRAPCRRVSVEDMAHAARKLGLKVDEDCEECQKAKDRMERITRKIKDSDAYRRDELRLQGDPWRKAAQVEKEFCQLQWAVDPPEKHRAELRRRLLELRMQQNSHDPSSGVQEFILGISSPSSEKQYFLRWMEWGLARVAQPRLRQPPETLLTLRPKHGGATDLGEPLWSEPLGVEHFLREMGQFYEAESCLVEAGRLPAGQRRFAHFPGLASELLLTGLPLELIDGSTLSMPVRWVTGLLKELHVRLERRSRLVVLSTLGVPGTGKSTLLNTMFGLRFATGKSCSPRGAFMQLITVAEGFSQDLGCDHILVIDSGGLIGGALTSAGDRFELEASLATLLMGLSNVTVISLAETKDIPAAILHAFLRLEKTGHMPNYQFVYQNLHDVSVPGPRPRDKRQLLDPPGDLSRAAAQMEKQSDGFRALAGLAFCDPEKQHIWHIPGLWHGAPPMAAVSLAYSEAIFELKRCLLENIRNGLSNQNKNIQQLIELVRRL, encoded by the exons gatagaagtggaattactgggcaaagg GCATTCAGATTTGGGAGAAGTAGCCCCAGAAATAAAAGCATCAGAGAGACGAACAGCTGTGGCTATTGCAG atttgGAATGGAGAGAAATGGAAGGAGATGATTGCGAGTTCCGTTATGGAG ATGGTACAAATGAGACTCAGGACAATGATTTTCCAACAG TGGAGAGAAGCAGGCTTCAAGAAATGCTGTCACTGTTGGGCCTAGAGATGTACCAGGTCCAGAAACTCAGCCTCCAGGACTCTCTGCAGATCAGTTTTGACAGTATGAAGAACTGGGCCCCTCAGGTTCCCAAAGACTTGCCCTGGAATTTCCTCAGGAAGCTGCAGGCCCTCAATGCTGATGCCAGGAATACCACCATGGTGCTGGACGTGCTCCCAGATGCCAGGCCTGTGGAGAAGGAGAGCCAGATGGAAGAGGAGATCATCTACTGGGACCCAGCTGACGACCTTGCTGCCGACATTTATTCCTTTTCTGAACTGCCTACCCCTGATACACCAGTGAACCCCTTAGACCTTCTCTGTGCCCTGCTGATCTCCTCAGACAGTTTCCTGCAACAAGAAATAGTGTTGAAAATGGCCCTCTGCCAGTTTGCACTCCCGCTCGTGTTGCCTGACTCGGAAAACCACTACCATACATTTCTGCTGTGGGCCATGCGGGGCATTGTGAGGACATGGTGGTCCCAGCCCCCAAGGGGCGTGGGGAGCTTCCGGGAAGACAGCGTGGTCCTGTCCAGGGCGCCCGCCTTCGCCTTCGTGCGCATGGATGTCAGTAGCAACTCCAAGTCCCAGCTTCTCAACGCCGTCCTCAGCCCGGGCCACAGGCAGTGGGACTGCTTCTGGCATCGGGACCTCAACTTGGGCACCAATGCCCGGGAGATTTCGGATGGGTTGGTAGAAATTTCCTGGTTTTTTCCCAGCGGAAGGGAGGACTTGGACATTTTTCCAGAACCTGTGACCTTTCTGAACCTGAGAGGTGACATCGGGTCTCACTGGCTGCAGTTTAAGCTCTTGACAGAAATCTCCTCCGCTGTGTTTATATTGACTGACAATATCAGTAAGAAGGAATACAAATTGCTGTACTCCATGAAGGAGTCAACCACAAAATACTACTTCATCCTGAGTCCGTACCGTGGGAAGCGCAACACAAACCTGAGATTTCTGAATAAGTTAATTCCTGTGCTGAAAATAGACCACTCACATGTCCTGGTGAAGGTCAGCAGCACTGACAGCGACAGCTTCGTGAAGAGGATCCGGGCCATTGTTGGGAATGTGCTGCGGGCACCCTGCAGGCGGGTATCTGTGGAGGACATGGCACACGCAGCCCGCAAGCTCGGCCTAAAGGTTGACGAGGACTGTGAGGAGTGTCAGAAAGCGAAAGACCGGATGGAGAGGATTACCAGGAAAATCAAAGACTCGGATGCCTACAGAAGGGATGAGCTGAGGCTGCAGGGGGACCCCTGGAGAAAGGCAGCCCAAGTGGAGAAGGAGTTCTGCCAGCTCCAGTGGGCCGTGGACCCCCCCGAGAAGCACAGGGCTGAGCTGAGGCGGCGGCTGCTAGAACTTCGAATGCAGCAGAACAGCCACGATCCCTCCTCGGGGGTGCAGGAGTTCATCTTGGGGATCAGCAGCCCCTCGAGTGAGAAGCAGTACTTCCTGAGGTGGATGGAGTGGGGCCTGGCACGGGTGGCCCAGCCACGACTGAGACAGCCTCCGGAGACACTTCTCACCCTGAGACCAAAGCATGGGGGCGCCACAGACTTGGGGGAGCCGCTCTGGTCTGAGCCCCTGGGGGTGGAACACTTCCTGCGGGAGATGGGACAGTTTTATGAGGCCGAGAGCTGTCTTGTGGAGGCGGGGAGGCTGCCAGCAGGCCAGAGGCGTTTTGCCCACTTCCCAGGCTTGGCCTCGGAGCTGCTGCTGACAGGGCTGCCTCTGGAGCTAATCGATGGGAGCACCCTGAGCATGCCCGTCCGCTGGGTCACGGGGCTCCTGAAGGAGCTGCACGTCCGACTGGAGAGACGGTCAAGGCTGGTGGTTCTGTCAACCCTCGGGGTGCCGGGCACGGGCAAGTCCACACTCCTCAACACCATGTTTGGGCTGCGGTTTGCCACAGGGAAGAGCTGCAGTCCTCGAGGGGCCTTCATGCAGCTCATCACAGTGGCTGAGGGCTTCAGCCAGGACCTCGGCTGTGACCACATCCTGGTGATAGACTCTGGGGGCTTGATAGGTGGGGCCTTGACCTCAGCTGGGGACAGGTTTGAGCTGGAGGCTTCCTTGGCCACTCTGCTCATGGGACTGAGCAATGTCACCGTGATCAGCCTAGCTGAAACCAAGGACATTCCAGCAGCTATTCTGCATGCATTTCTGAGGTTAGAAAAAACGGGGCACATGCCCAACTACCAGTTTGTATACCAGAACCTTCATGATGTATCTGTTCCCGGCCCCAGGCCAAGAGACAAGAGACAGCTCCTAGATCCACCTGGTGACCTGAGCAGGGCTGCAGCCCAGATGGAGAAACAGAGCGACGGCTTCCGGGCACTGGCAGGCCTGGCCTTCTGTGACCCTGAGAAGCAGCACATCTGGCACATCCCTGGCCTGTGGCACGGAGCACCTCCCATGGCCGCAGTGAGCTTGGCCTACAGTGAAGCCATATTTGAATTGAAGAGATGCCTACTCGAAAACATCAGGAACGGCCTGtcgaaccaaaacaaaaacatccaGCAGCTCATTGAGCTGGTGAGACGGCTGTGA
- the URGCP gene encoding up-regulator of cell proliferation isoform X2 — MASPGHSDLGEVAPEIKASERRTAVAIADLEWREMEGDDCEFRYGDGTNETQDNDFPTVERSRLQEMLSLLGLEMYQVQKLSLQDSLQISFDSMKNWAPQVPKDLPWNFLRKLQALNADARNTTMVLDVLPDARPVEKESQMEEEIIYWDPADDLAADIYSFSELPTPDTPVNPLDLLCALLISSDSFLQQEIVLKMALCQFALPLVLPDSENHYHTFLLWAMRGIVRTWWSQPPRGVGSFREDSVVLSRAPAFAFVRMDVSSNSKSQLLNAVLSPGHRQWDCFWHRDLNLGTNAREISDGLVEISWFFPSGREDLDIFPEPVTFLNLRGDIGSHWLQFKLLTEISSAVFILTDNISKKEYKLLYSMKESTTKYYFILSPYRGKRNTNLRFLNKLIPVLKIDHSHVLVKVSSTDSDSFVKRIRAIVGNVLRAPCRRVSVEDMAHAARKLGLKVDEDCEECQKAKDRMERITRKIKDSDAYRRDELRLQGDPWRKAAQVEKEFCQLQWAVDPPEKHRAELRRRLLELRMQQNSHDPSSGVQEFILGISSPSSEKQYFLRWMEWGLARVAQPRLRQPPETLLTLRPKHGGATDLGEPLWSEPLGVEHFLREMGQFYEAESCLVEAGRLPAGQRRFAHFPGLASELLLTGLPLELIDGSTLSMPVRWVTGLLKELHVRLERRSRLVVLSTLGVPGTGKSTLLNTMFGLRFATGKSCSPRGAFMQLITVAEGFSQDLGCDHILVIDSGGLIGGALTSAGDRFELEASLATLLMGLSNVTVISLAETKDIPAAILHAFLRLEKTGHMPNYQFVYQNLHDVSVPGPRPRDKRQLLDPPGDLSRAAAQMEKQSDGFRALAGLAFCDPEKQHIWHIPGLWHGAPPMAAVSLAYSEAIFELKRCLLENIRNGLSNQNKNIQQLIELVRRL, encoded by the exons GCATTCAGATTTGGGAGAAGTAGCCCCAGAAATAAAAGCATCAGAGAGACGAACAGCTGTGGCTATTGCAG atttgGAATGGAGAGAAATGGAAGGAGATGATTGCGAGTTCCGTTATGGAG ATGGTACAAATGAGACTCAGGACAATGATTTTCCAACAG TGGAGAGAAGCAGGCTTCAAGAAATGCTGTCACTGTTGGGCCTAGAGATGTACCAGGTCCAGAAACTCAGCCTCCAGGACTCTCTGCAGATCAGTTTTGACAGTATGAAGAACTGGGCCCCTCAGGTTCCCAAAGACTTGCCCTGGAATTTCCTCAGGAAGCTGCAGGCCCTCAATGCTGATGCCAGGAATACCACCATGGTGCTGGACGTGCTCCCAGATGCCAGGCCTGTGGAGAAGGAGAGCCAGATGGAAGAGGAGATCATCTACTGGGACCCAGCTGACGACCTTGCTGCCGACATTTATTCCTTTTCTGAACTGCCTACCCCTGATACACCAGTGAACCCCTTAGACCTTCTCTGTGCCCTGCTGATCTCCTCAGACAGTTTCCTGCAACAAGAAATAGTGTTGAAAATGGCCCTCTGCCAGTTTGCACTCCCGCTCGTGTTGCCTGACTCGGAAAACCACTACCATACATTTCTGCTGTGGGCCATGCGGGGCATTGTGAGGACATGGTGGTCCCAGCCCCCAAGGGGCGTGGGGAGCTTCCGGGAAGACAGCGTGGTCCTGTCCAGGGCGCCCGCCTTCGCCTTCGTGCGCATGGATGTCAGTAGCAACTCCAAGTCCCAGCTTCTCAACGCCGTCCTCAGCCCGGGCCACAGGCAGTGGGACTGCTTCTGGCATCGGGACCTCAACTTGGGCACCAATGCCCGGGAGATTTCGGATGGGTTGGTAGAAATTTCCTGGTTTTTTCCCAGCGGAAGGGAGGACTTGGACATTTTTCCAGAACCTGTGACCTTTCTGAACCTGAGAGGTGACATCGGGTCTCACTGGCTGCAGTTTAAGCTCTTGACAGAAATCTCCTCCGCTGTGTTTATATTGACTGACAATATCAGTAAGAAGGAATACAAATTGCTGTACTCCATGAAGGAGTCAACCACAAAATACTACTTCATCCTGAGTCCGTACCGTGGGAAGCGCAACACAAACCTGAGATTTCTGAATAAGTTAATTCCTGTGCTGAAAATAGACCACTCACATGTCCTGGTGAAGGTCAGCAGCACTGACAGCGACAGCTTCGTGAAGAGGATCCGGGCCATTGTTGGGAATGTGCTGCGGGCACCCTGCAGGCGGGTATCTGTGGAGGACATGGCACACGCAGCCCGCAAGCTCGGCCTAAAGGTTGACGAGGACTGTGAGGAGTGTCAGAAAGCGAAAGACCGGATGGAGAGGATTACCAGGAAAATCAAAGACTCGGATGCCTACAGAAGGGATGAGCTGAGGCTGCAGGGGGACCCCTGGAGAAAGGCAGCCCAAGTGGAGAAGGAGTTCTGCCAGCTCCAGTGGGCCGTGGACCCCCCCGAGAAGCACAGGGCTGAGCTGAGGCGGCGGCTGCTAGAACTTCGAATGCAGCAGAACAGCCACGATCCCTCCTCGGGGGTGCAGGAGTTCATCTTGGGGATCAGCAGCCCCTCGAGTGAGAAGCAGTACTTCCTGAGGTGGATGGAGTGGGGCCTGGCACGGGTGGCCCAGCCACGACTGAGACAGCCTCCGGAGACACTTCTCACCCTGAGACCAAAGCATGGGGGCGCCACAGACTTGGGGGAGCCGCTCTGGTCTGAGCCCCTGGGGGTGGAACACTTCCTGCGGGAGATGGGACAGTTTTATGAGGCCGAGAGCTGTCTTGTGGAGGCGGGGAGGCTGCCAGCAGGCCAGAGGCGTTTTGCCCACTTCCCAGGCTTGGCCTCGGAGCTGCTGCTGACAGGGCTGCCTCTGGAGCTAATCGATGGGAGCACCCTGAGCATGCCCGTCCGCTGGGTCACGGGGCTCCTGAAGGAGCTGCACGTCCGACTGGAGAGACGGTCAAGGCTGGTGGTTCTGTCAACCCTCGGGGTGCCGGGCACGGGCAAGTCCACACTCCTCAACACCATGTTTGGGCTGCGGTTTGCCACAGGGAAGAGCTGCAGTCCTCGAGGGGCCTTCATGCAGCTCATCACAGTGGCTGAGGGCTTCAGCCAGGACCTCGGCTGTGACCACATCCTGGTGATAGACTCTGGGGGCTTGATAGGTGGGGCCTTGACCTCAGCTGGGGACAGGTTTGAGCTGGAGGCTTCCTTGGCCACTCTGCTCATGGGACTGAGCAATGTCACCGTGATCAGCCTAGCTGAAACCAAGGACATTCCAGCAGCTATTCTGCATGCATTTCTGAGGTTAGAAAAAACGGGGCACATGCCCAACTACCAGTTTGTATACCAGAACCTTCATGATGTATCTGTTCCCGGCCCCAGGCCAAGAGACAAGAGACAGCTCCTAGATCCACCTGGTGACCTGAGCAGGGCTGCAGCCCAGATGGAGAAACAGAGCGACGGCTTCCGGGCACTGGCAGGCCTGGCCTTCTGTGACCCTGAGAAGCAGCACATCTGGCACATCCCTGGCCTGTGGCACGGAGCACCTCCCATGGCCGCAGTGAGCTTGGCCTACAGTGAAGCCATATTTGAATTGAAGAGATGCCTACTCGAAAACATCAGGAACGGCCTGtcgaaccaaaacaaaaacatccaGCAGCTCATTGAGCTGGTGAGACGGCTGTGA
- the URGCP gene encoding up-regulator of cell proliferation isoform X3 codes for MEGDDCEFRYGDGTNETQDNDFPTVERSRLQEMLSLLGLEMYQVQKLSLQDSLQISFDSMKNWAPQVPKDLPWNFLRKLQALNADARNTTMVLDVLPDARPVEKESQMEEEIIYWDPADDLAADIYSFSELPTPDTPVNPLDLLCALLISSDSFLQQEIVLKMALCQFALPLVLPDSENHYHTFLLWAMRGIVRTWWSQPPRGVGSFREDSVVLSRAPAFAFVRMDVSSNSKSQLLNAVLSPGHRQWDCFWHRDLNLGTNAREISDGLVEISWFFPSGREDLDIFPEPVTFLNLRGDIGSHWLQFKLLTEISSAVFILTDNISKKEYKLLYSMKESTTKYYFILSPYRGKRNTNLRFLNKLIPVLKIDHSHVLVKVSSTDSDSFVKRIRAIVGNVLRAPCRRVSVEDMAHAARKLGLKVDEDCEECQKAKDRMERITRKIKDSDAYRRDELRLQGDPWRKAAQVEKEFCQLQWAVDPPEKHRAELRRRLLELRMQQNSHDPSSGVQEFILGISSPSSEKQYFLRWMEWGLARVAQPRLRQPPETLLTLRPKHGGATDLGEPLWSEPLGVEHFLREMGQFYEAESCLVEAGRLPAGQRRFAHFPGLASELLLTGLPLELIDGSTLSMPVRWVTGLLKELHVRLERRSRLVVLSTLGVPGTGKSTLLNTMFGLRFATGKSCSPRGAFMQLITVAEGFSQDLGCDHILVIDSGGLIGGALTSAGDRFELEASLATLLMGLSNVTVISLAETKDIPAAILHAFLRLEKTGHMPNYQFVYQNLHDVSVPGPRPRDKRQLLDPPGDLSRAAAQMEKQSDGFRALAGLAFCDPEKQHIWHIPGLWHGAPPMAAVSLAYSEAIFELKRCLLENIRNGLSNQNKNIQQLIELVRRL; via the exons ATGGAAGGAGATGATTGCGAGTTCCGTTATGGAG ATGGTACAAATGAGACTCAGGACAATGATTTTCCAACAG TGGAGAGAAGCAGGCTTCAAGAAATGCTGTCACTGTTGGGCCTAGAGATGTACCAGGTCCAGAAACTCAGCCTCCAGGACTCTCTGCAGATCAGTTTTGACAGTATGAAGAACTGGGCCCCTCAGGTTCCCAAAGACTTGCCCTGGAATTTCCTCAGGAAGCTGCAGGCCCTCAATGCTGATGCCAGGAATACCACCATGGTGCTGGACGTGCTCCCAGATGCCAGGCCTGTGGAGAAGGAGAGCCAGATGGAAGAGGAGATCATCTACTGGGACCCAGCTGACGACCTTGCTGCCGACATTTATTCCTTTTCTGAACTGCCTACCCCTGATACACCAGTGAACCCCTTAGACCTTCTCTGTGCCCTGCTGATCTCCTCAGACAGTTTCCTGCAACAAGAAATAGTGTTGAAAATGGCCCTCTGCCAGTTTGCACTCCCGCTCGTGTTGCCTGACTCGGAAAACCACTACCATACATTTCTGCTGTGGGCCATGCGGGGCATTGTGAGGACATGGTGGTCCCAGCCCCCAAGGGGCGTGGGGAGCTTCCGGGAAGACAGCGTGGTCCTGTCCAGGGCGCCCGCCTTCGCCTTCGTGCGCATGGATGTCAGTAGCAACTCCAAGTCCCAGCTTCTCAACGCCGTCCTCAGCCCGGGCCACAGGCAGTGGGACTGCTTCTGGCATCGGGACCTCAACTTGGGCACCAATGCCCGGGAGATTTCGGATGGGTTGGTAGAAATTTCCTGGTTTTTTCCCAGCGGAAGGGAGGACTTGGACATTTTTCCAGAACCTGTGACCTTTCTGAACCTGAGAGGTGACATCGGGTCTCACTGGCTGCAGTTTAAGCTCTTGACAGAAATCTCCTCCGCTGTGTTTATATTGACTGACAATATCAGTAAGAAGGAATACAAATTGCTGTACTCCATGAAGGAGTCAACCACAAAATACTACTTCATCCTGAGTCCGTACCGTGGGAAGCGCAACACAAACCTGAGATTTCTGAATAAGTTAATTCCTGTGCTGAAAATAGACCACTCACATGTCCTGGTGAAGGTCAGCAGCACTGACAGCGACAGCTTCGTGAAGAGGATCCGGGCCATTGTTGGGAATGTGCTGCGGGCACCCTGCAGGCGGGTATCTGTGGAGGACATGGCACACGCAGCCCGCAAGCTCGGCCTAAAGGTTGACGAGGACTGTGAGGAGTGTCAGAAAGCGAAAGACCGGATGGAGAGGATTACCAGGAAAATCAAAGACTCGGATGCCTACAGAAGGGATGAGCTGAGGCTGCAGGGGGACCCCTGGAGAAAGGCAGCCCAAGTGGAGAAGGAGTTCTGCCAGCTCCAGTGGGCCGTGGACCCCCCCGAGAAGCACAGGGCTGAGCTGAGGCGGCGGCTGCTAGAACTTCGAATGCAGCAGAACAGCCACGATCCCTCCTCGGGGGTGCAGGAGTTCATCTTGGGGATCAGCAGCCCCTCGAGTGAGAAGCAGTACTTCCTGAGGTGGATGGAGTGGGGCCTGGCACGGGTGGCCCAGCCACGACTGAGACAGCCTCCGGAGACACTTCTCACCCTGAGACCAAAGCATGGGGGCGCCACAGACTTGGGGGAGCCGCTCTGGTCTGAGCCCCTGGGGGTGGAACACTTCCTGCGGGAGATGGGACAGTTTTATGAGGCCGAGAGCTGTCTTGTGGAGGCGGGGAGGCTGCCAGCAGGCCAGAGGCGTTTTGCCCACTTCCCAGGCTTGGCCTCGGAGCTGCTGCTGACAGGGCTGCCTCTGGAGCTAATCGATGGGAGCACCCTGAGCATGCCCGTCCGCTGGGTCACGGGGCTCCTGAAGGAGCTGCACGTCCGACTGGAGAGACGGTCAAGGCTGGTGGTTCTGTCAACCCTCGGGGTGCCGGGCACGGGCAAGTCCACACTCCTCAACACCATGTTTGGGCTGCGGTTTGCCACAGGGAAGAGCTGCAGTCCTCGAGGGGCCTTCATGCAGCTCATCACAGTGGCTGAGGGCTTCAGCCAGGACCTCGGCTGTGACCACATCCTGGTGATAGACTCTGGGGGCTTGATAGGTGGGGCCTTGACCTCAGCTGGGGACAGGTTTGAGCTGGAGGCTTCCTTGGCCACTCTGCTCATGGGACTGAGCAATGTCACCGTGATCAGCCTAGCTGAAACCAAGGACATTCCAGCAGCTATTCTGCATGCATTTCTGAGGTTAGAAAAAACGGGGCACATGCCCAACTACCAGTTTGTATACCAGAACCTTCATGATGTATCTGTTCCCGGCCCCAGGCCAAGAGACAAGAGACAGCTCCTAGATCCACCTGGTGACCTGAGCAGGGCTGCAGCCCAGATGGAGAAACAGAGCGACGGCTTCCGGGCACTGGCAGGCCTGGCCTTCTGTGACCCTGAGAAGCAGCACATCTGGCACATCCCTGGCCTGTGGCACGGAGCACCTCCCATGGCCGCAGTGAGCTTGGCCTACAGTGAAGCCATATTTGAATTGAAGAGATGCCTACTCGAAAACATCAGGAACGGCCTGtcgaaccaaaacaaaaacatccaGCAGCTCATTGAGCTGGTGAGACGGCTGTGA
- the MRPS24 gene encoding small ribosomal subunit protein uS3m: MSIHKAEHSQGCGEGGSNSYPAHRGPAPQRPCSVPARVQAPTWSRPMLSPPLSALWYVPRSARPKMAASVRNGLLGPRVLSWSRELPCTWRALHTSAVCAKNRAARVRVGKGDKPVTYEEAHAPHYIAHRKGWLSLHTGNLDGEDHAAERAVEDVFLRKFMWGTFPGCLADQLVLKRRGNQLEICALVLRNLPPHKYYFLVGYSETLLSYFYKCPVRLHLQTVPSKVVYKYL, from the exons ATGAGCATTCACAAGGCTGAGCATTCACAGGGCTGCGGGGAAGGCGGGAGTAACAGCTACCCAGCACACCGCGGCCCCGCCCCGCAGAGGCCCTGCTCCGTCCCCGCCAGAGTACAAGCTCCGACTTGGTCTCGTCCAATGCTGTCCCCACCCCTCAGCGCGCTGTGGTACGTCCCGCGCTCAGCTCGGCCCAAAATGGCGGCTTCCGTTCGCAACGGGTTGCTGGGGCCACGG GTGCTGTCCTGGAGCCGAGAGCTGCCTTGCACTTGGCGCGCCCTGCACACCTCCGCGGTCTGCGCCAAG AACCGGGCGGCCCGAGTACGCGTAGGCAAGGGGGACAAGCCGGTGACCTACGAGGAGGCACACGCGCCGCACTACATCGCCCACCGTAAGGGCTGGCTGTCACTGCACACAG GTAACCTGGATGGAGAGGACCATGCCGCAGAGCGAGCGGTGGAGGATGTTTTCCTTCGCAAGTTCATGTGGGGTACGTTCCCAGGCTGCCTGGCTGACCAGCTGGTTTTAAAGCGCCGGGGTAACCAGTTGGAGATCTGTGCCCTGGTCCTGAGGAACTTGCCTCCACACAAGTACTACTTCCTTGTGGGCTACAGTGAAACTTTGCTGTCTTACTTTTACAAATGTCCTGTGCGACTCCACCTCCAAACTGTGCCCTCAAAGGTTGTGTATAAGTACCTCTAG